Proteins from a single region of Antechinus flavipes isolate AdamAnt ecotype Samford, QLD, Australia chromosome 2, AdamAnt_v2, whole genome shotgun sequence:
- the CETP gene encoding cholesteryl ester transfer protein, with amino-acid sequence MLLAALLSLALLGTMEACKGRSSSSQTGIVCRITRPAVLVLNQETTKLIQKAFQRATYPDIKGERVILFLGRVNYGLYNIQISNLSISSSQAELKKDKSINIAIQNVSVIFKGTLQYEYNGGWLLAVHRSVDFKIDTSLDLQINTQLACDGGRVQADTSDCFLSFHKLHLSLHGEKQPGWIEQLFTDFISFTLKLILKGQVCKEISVLANIMANFVQDKAANFLTDGDIGVDISLTTSPIIKDSYLESHHKGFLTYKNQSSGFQDSSYTPNILGDSRMLYFWFSEKVLSSLAKAAFLDKRLMLTLTGNDFKALLENKGLDTTQDILQEIFQGSFRDSQVVVRSLAAPLITCKPEGTIVKSSVGVEIQLLRPDQASTVTVFSFEEDVVTVIQASYEEKKLILDLSDFQIQHKSSRSFSTLSTSQESVQDFLKTLTIMVGIPVIISWLEPALTTLLNSKGLDLFDIINPEIITKEGYLVLQMDFGFPQHLLEDFLQTII; translated from the exons ATGCTGCTGGCTGCTCTTCTCTCGCTGGCCCTGCTGGGCACCATGGAGGCCTGCAAGGGGcgctcctcctcctcccagaCTGGCATTGTATGTAGGATCACCAGACCAGCCGTCCTGGTGT TGAACCAAGAAACCACAAAGCTGATTCAGAAGGCATTCCAGCGGGCCACGTATCCTGACATCAAGGGAGAGAGAGTCATATTGTTCCTGGGCAGAGTCAACTATGGCCTATACAA CATTCAGATTAGCAACCTGTCCATCAGCAGCAGTCAAGCAGAGCTGAAGAAAGATAAGAGCATTAACATTGCAATTCAAAATGTGTCCGTGATCTTCAAAGGGACCCTCCAATATGAGTACAACGGGGGATGGCT ATTGGCAGTTCATCGGTCTGTTGACTTTAAAATTGACACTTCCCTTGACCTCCAGATCAATACCCAGCTGG CTTGCGACGGAGGGCGCGTGCAGGCGGACACCTCGGACTGCTTCTTGTCTTTCCACAAGCTGCACCTGAGTCTTCATGGAGAAAAGCA ACCAGGCTGGATTGAACAGCTCTTTACAGACTTCATCTCTTTCACCCTGAAACTGATCCTGAAAGGGCAG GTGTGTAAGGAAATCAGTGTTCTTGCCAACATCATGGCCAATTTTGTCCAGGATAAAGCAG ctaACTTCCTCACAGACGGAGACATTGGTGTGGATATCTCCCTGACTACATCCCCAATAATCAAAGACAGCTACCTGGAGTCACATCACAAG ggTTTCCTGACTTACAAGAACCAATCCTCAGGCTTTCAAGACTCCAGCTACACCCCAAACATCCTGGGTGACTCCCGCATGCTGTACTTTTGGTTTTCTGAAAAAGTCTTAAGCTCCCTGGCTAAGGCTGCCTTCCTGGACAAGAGACTAATGTTGACCCTGACAGGCAATGACTTCAAG GCATTGCTGGAGAACAAAGGCCTGGATACCACTCAGGATATTTTGCAGGAG ATTTTCCAGGGTTCCTTCAGAGATTCTCAGGTGGTGGTTCGAAGTCTAGCTGCCCCCCTCATCACCTGCAAGCCAGAGGGCACCATAGTGAAGTCCTCTGTGGGTGTGGAGATCCAGCTCCTCCGCCCGGACCAGGCTTCTACTGTGACAGTATTCTCTTTTGAAGAG gaCGTTGTGACTGTCATTCAGGCATCCTAtgaagagaagaaactgattctaGATCTCTCTGATTTCCA GATTCAACATAAGTCTTCCCGATCTTTCTCTACATTATCTACA AGCCAAGAGTCGGTACAGGACTTCCTGAAGACCCTTACAATCATGGTGGGCATCCCTGTGATCATCTCCT GGCTTGAGCCAGCACTCACAACACTATTGAACAGTAAAGGCCTGGATCTCTTTGATATCATCAATCCTGAAATTATCACCAAAGAG GGCTATCTGGTGCTCCAGATGGACTTTGGATTCCCCCAGCATCTGCTAGAGGATTTCCTCCAAACCATTATCTAG